A genome region from Triticum aestivum cultivar Chinese Spring chromosome 2B, IWGSC CS RefSeq v2.1, whole genome shotgun sequence includes the following:
- the LOC123047500 gene encoding probable phospholipid hydroperoxide glutathione peroxidase, producing MGAAESSSKLGGSVHDFVVKDVRGNDVELSRYKGKVLLIVNVASRCGLANSNYTELGQLYEKYREKGLEILAFPCNQFAGQEPDSDEKIVEFACNRFQAEFPIFRKVDVNGNNAALLYKFLKSERGGLFGERIKWNFTKFLVDKEGHVMNRYAPTWSPLGIENDIKKLLEV from the exons ATGGGCGCAGCAGAGTCATCTTCCAAGCTTGGTGGCTCCGTCCATGACTTCGTTGTTAAG GATGTGAGAGGAAATGATGTGGAGCTCAGCAGATACAAGGGGAAAGTCCTGCTTATTGTGAATGTCGCATCTCGATG TGGTCTGGCAAATTCCAACTACACGGAGCTGGGCCAACTCTATGAGAAATACAGGGAGAAAG GATTGGAGATATTGGCGTTCCCTTGCAATCAGTTTGCCGGGCAGGAACCAGATAGTGATGAGAAGATTGTGGAGTTTGCTTGCAATCGCTTCCAAGCAGAGTTTCCTATTTTTCGCAAG GTCGACGTGAATGGCAACAATGCTGCCCTGCTGTACAAGTTCTTGAAATCAGAGAGAGGCGGTCTATTTGGAGAGCGTATCAAATGGAACTTCACCAAGTTTCTAGTTGACAAAGAGGGGCACGTCATGAACCGATACGCACCGACCTGGTCCCCACTCGGCATTGAG AATGACATCAAGAAGCTGTTGGAGGTTTGA
- the LOC123047499 gene encoding AT-hook motif nuclear-localized protein 9, with amino-acid sequence MDGKDLIAPSDLPPFYGQQQPQQHLRMLGGTGGGGGQHSPSSLAGMHSVIRPMPNMSMSPTAILQSIGGGGASSLAAMQFSMDNATSPSSMLQHNSMGGGSVSGSGGTMPVASPPPEPVKRKRGRPRKYGPDGAMKHHMSSSSAQQQQHQHHQMMGAPQQRMGSMAGQGMAGGIDDAAQKKKRGRPPGTGKKLSSPTSKPSGNAFPGSAGTSFTPHIITASPSEDVAGKIAAFASQSPRAVCVLSAMGSVSRAVLRHPADHPPSYNNSAIYEGLYEILSLSGSYNLNEGQQNQTDGISVTLCSQERHIIGGVLGGALVAASTVQVVLGTFVQAGSKSKSKKAAKPPAFGPDSLTGAGPDVASPSSGHNQNLTSPPSVVSTGGWPGSGIFDTRSSSIDINSSRG; translated from the exons ATGGATGGCAAAGACCTCATCGCACCGTCCGACCTGCCGCCATTCTACGgccagcagcagccgcagcagcacCTCCGCATGctcggcggcaccggcggcggcggggggcagcATAGCCCGTCCTCGCTCGCCGGGATGCACTCCGTCATCCGCCCCATGCCCAACATGAGCATGAGCCCCACCGCCATCCTCCAgtccatcggcggcggcggcgcctcctccctcgccgccatgCAGTTCAGCATGGACAACGCCACATCCCCTTCCTCCATGCTGCAGCACAACAGCatgggcggcggctccgtctccgGCTCGGGGGGGACGATGCCGGTCGCcagcccgccgccggagcccgtcAAGCGGAAGCGGGGCAGGCCGCGCAAGTACGGGCCCGACGGCGCCATGAAGCACCACATGTCCTCGTCGTCGGCGCAACAGCAGCAGCATCAGCATCATCAGATGATGGGCGCGCCGCAGCAGAGGATGGGGTCGATGGCCGGACAGGGCATGGCGGGCGGAATCGACGACGCGGCCCAGAAGAAGAAGCGCGGCCGGCCGCCGGGCACCGGGAAGAAGCTCTCCTCCCCAACCAGTAAACCCTCCG GCAATGCGTTCCCCGGTTCAGCTGGAACGAGCTTCACTCCCCACATCATCACAGCATCTCCTTCAGAG GATGTCGCGGGCAAGATCGCGGCATTCGCGAGCCAGTCGCCGAGGGCGGTGTGCGTGCTCTCGGCGATGGGGTCTGTCTCCAGGGCCGTCCTCCGCCACCCGGCAGATCATCCTCCTTCCTACAACAATTCTGCCATTTACGAG GGTTTGTATGAAATCTTGAGTTTATCCGGCTCTTACAATCTGAACGAGGGCCAGCAAAATCAAACCGACGGGATCAGCGTCACGCTCTGCAGCCAGGAGAGGCATATCATTGGAGGTGTTCTGGGTGGAGCATTGGTAGCTGCCAGTACTGTGCAG GTGGTACTAGGGACTTTTGTGCAAGCAGGGTCCAAATCAAAGTCCAAGAAAGCCGCGAAACCGCCGGCCTTTGGTCCCGACTCGCTCACCGGCGCTGGGCCAGACGTGGCGTCGCCCAGCTCAGGACATAACCAAAACCTAACGTCGCCGCCCTCCGTTGTATCGACGGGAGGGTGGCCTGGCTCTGGGATATTTGACACGAGAAGTTCCAGCATTGATATCAACTCTTCTAGAGGATAG